The genomic stretch GAAAAGGCAGTGTTTAACAGGGTTCAAACTTCTCTCTTCTCACTTTCAAGGAAGCACTTTCATAGCAAGCTAAAAGGCTAAGCTTGCAAGAACTGAGAGGCTGCTCTTCTCTTCCACCTTTTGAACTGTACAACTGCAGAGTAAAGTCCATATTACGTCAGTGGAGGAGAGAGATGGGAGATAAGACAGAAATGTCACAGAGATATTTGGCCATTCAGTCATCTGAGAAAAGGGAGATATAGATTCTAATCTCTGCTTCCAAGACAGGTGTAAAATGTATTAATGATTCTTAGGGTATCTTCTAAACATTTTGGTAGCCTAAGTCTTCTTAAGAGTCTGAGCCTAGGCTGATTATCTTTCAGCTACTGCAGATACTGCAGATACTGACCAAgcaaatgaagaggaaaaaagatttctACCTGTCCTAGCCAGACAGATTGTAACCAAGCTGCTTTGTCCAGTGCTACAAGtgaaaaaatactttatataGCTCCTCACTTAAAAGGTCAGTAGATACTTTGCTTTCATATGAGTAATTttgtaaaaaaatcaaaaatcatgGGTTAGTTATATAGGTAAAATTATGTCTACAAATGAAACTATTAACAATTCTTTCAGACTACTCAGCATCACTTAAAATCTTGCAGTCTCTGGTTACAGAGGTTTTAAAAGCAATTTCACATTTTTTAAGTGGGGAGAGACATATCATCTTTAGTAAGATGACTGAATTGCAAATACTTCTATAAAAGTTACCTGAATGGTTGTCTTCAGCTTAAAGAATGTTTTTGCACGTGGGTTTCTTTTCCTCCAAGTTGGTGCATTATAAGGTCCTGAAGTATTTCTGTCTATAGAGAAACATAcgcattgttttttattttcagctaaaaTTTCAGGAAAGAGCTTCTTAACCTGATATATGAATTAAAAGTAACAAACTGAATTATCCATTGATGCATCAAGTGAATAATGCATCATTTCTGAAATATAAGCTATTATTAAATACAGACTTATTTTCTAGtatgtgaaaaataatttgtaaTCATGCGGCATTTTCATGAGGCTTATAGGATCTTCCAAGTGAGGGGATTCTTCCAAGGACACTGCTGGTTTGATAAAATAACTGTTCTTTTGTTGAAAACCTTCCTAAGTGCATCAATTGCTTTTAGGTTAAACAAACCTATAATCCATGCTCCTCTTTTATTGCCGCTTGTGAGTTCTTGTGCTACACTATACAGAAACGGTTGCTTTTGCAACAGAGTATGCTCCTTAATGACTAATCATATTGTGTAAAATTTGGTACATAACTGatgttattaatattattttctgtTAGTTCCAGATTAATTCCATTAATtccaattaataataataattctcaAACTTTTAGTGCATATGCAACACTTAATTACCATGATTTTCAATTTTGGTCTAAAAATCTTCTGTTTGCGTCAAGCCGAATTTTGGGTTGGAGAATTTCAGACCAAATGGCTCAGCTACTGCTGAAAAGAAAGGTAGCAAAAACTGTATTGTTTGTTCTTACAACAAAAATTCTGGTCaccatttcttttaaatgctttatCCTTTTTTAACGTGGAAATTTGATAAGGTGTATTCTTTGTATTAAGAATGTTCTTTTTGCAGAAGGATTTTGCAGGAGAGTCATATGGCATCTGAGAGCTTCATAAACATGAACAGTATTCAAGTCACTCTTGTGAAGTGAAGGTAGTGTTATCCCCACTAATACTGAAATGTAACTTggtgagcagagaggaaaaatatccACTGAGTTTGGTTGCTAATTCTCGATGACTTAGACTCAGTTTTGCTGAGTAACTAGCATTAAATTAGCACTCTGTATGTTCAAAGCATAAACTCCCTTGATATGGGTTGCAGCAATAAGTGATCAGCACTTCTACAGATTAGTCCTTGAGACGAAGCAGTGATGTTGAGATGCATTTCACCCAACTGTATTCATCTTGAAACAAGAGATACGTGGTCTAGAGTAGGTTCCTTTTATTGGAAGTGAAGACAGAAGGGCACTTCAAGGTAGAGAGTCAACCCAGCTTAACATAGGTATATAAAACCGGCAAGATGAATCACTTTCTCCGCTTACAACTATTTAAATTAGTTACTGCTGAATTTGTGGCTGGAATGATAGATGAGAAAAAACACTTAATTATCCAAAGTTACCATGGAGACTGgaattaaaaaggcaaataaaagccAGATTATGATACTACATTGTGTGAAGCTGTATTAGCaagtaaaaaataaactgaaagctGTAAAACCAAAGCTGCATCTGAAACAGACTACCAAAAAGAAAGATACAAGACTCAGAGTCCTACCTGAAAGCTTTTTGTCAAATTCCTGACATAGAAGGTGCTATCAAGAAGAGAGTAtttcaaagatggaaaaaagcaaaggaaaatgttaTCCTGAAAGAATGGCAGGAAGAATGAATTCAGTCCTCTGTCCAACAGAAATACAATGAGGCAACCAGCCAACAGTCACAAAAATTTACAGAACATTTAAACTGATAACAGAAGTTTGAATAAATTTCAAGCCTTTGTttattcaagaagaaaaaagttctaaCAAAACTCCAGTGAAATACTGGATGGGGAAAAATAGCACACAACCCTGCTGGTAGGACGAAAGTTGAACAAGAAATGTTTCTTGAAACAAAACCAAGATTCTACTGCAAATTACTTCTAGTACTATTGCTATCAATATTTAGAGTAGAACAGATCGACTACTATAAGGTTTCTTAAATACTTCAGAAGGTTAAATCATTGAAAAGATGCTTTTCAATTACACTCTTCATCTGGCCTATTTAAAAATTtaacatgaaaaaatataattttacagTAAATTCCAGTGTATTCAACATGCGATTATATTCACATTAAGTCTCTGAACAGATGAGATGAAGAAACACACagcaaaggagggagaaagggaggaagggaaggaggtggagagggaaagggcgggagagagagagagagagacagacagacagagagataCCCAGTCATACCTTCTTCAGTGCTGTCGTTATGAAACTTCTAGAAAGTGTCACAAGAAATGACAAAAATTTAAGTCTCTGGGCCAGATTTGGACTCAAATGAAAAATTCCAGTAGAACAGCAATGTTTTTCCTACAAAAGAGCCTATAAAATTTTAACAGATAATTCacacagcttttaaatatttgtgtgtgcTTTCACAAGCAACATACTCTTCTCTTTTGGGAGTAGTCAAGATTCCTACTAACTGTAAAATCTGGGGATATGTTAGTGAACATCAGCATATCAGTCAATGTATTCATCCCTTTTTGCTGGGCAGCAAAGTGCACTAGGCATAGAAATGGATTCCTGCTACGAAGGTGGCTAAATTACTGTTCATGAATATTCTGTTCTATGTAACCTTTACCAAGTACAAAAAATTATTCACATTTCTGTCTATGGATGTGACAGCAACCTGCTTATGAAAATTAAGCTGGATCAAATTTATTCTTGCCCATATTTAGTCATGAAGTTGCAGTGACAAAACTGAAAGCAGTGCTATAGAGCGAGTATATTTGAGGCATTTTAAGAATCCTGTGTGACCTGGAACTCACCCACAGATCCACTAAGCTTTGGTTCTTGGCTGACTGCGACATTACGGTAGAACACATACGCTGATCTTCCAGATTCTGAAGAATTCAAGAAAGTCCTTCTTCCAGTTGCTCTCACAGAAGAAATATAAGAAGCATTCTCATCCTTACTTTGCTCATTACTTTGATAATTTGCTTTAATTTGGGGGTTTGAAGTGTGCACtgctataaataaaaaataaagcttacaTTATATAAAAATCTTGTGATATTACTCAAAATTTGACAAATCACAATAGACTGGAAGgcaagataaaaagaaatgttctttatggatAGCAGATTGCCCATATTTGATACTAAGAACAGAAATTAACTAGGTATTACTACATCATCTAATAGTTtagtaaatgaaaatgaataacCCAACTGCTTTCTCAAAATACCTTTGCCTGTTACTGTGTTAGGTGAGTTTCTTGTATCCTCAGAAATCCATATCTTTTTCTTTACTCCTTTAAAATGATGGTTTTTTACCAGTTCAGTGAGGTTTGTTGCTAAAGGATTAAAATAACACAGATTTACTTTTTTCAAAAAGCACACAAAATTTGCTTATCAAAAATGCTAGAGTGTTTTGAAAAGCTATTCTCCCATTTCATGCACAGGTCTTCTTAAGTAGAGAATATTCTTTTATATGTTAATTATTCTAAAAGTATCATTCCCAAACAGGACATCAGAAAGTTGCTACATTTCCTCTAGCAGAGTTCATAGTCTCAAAATCTTGAGAGCAAACTCAAAACTTGGCTAAAAACACAGATAACAACAATACTTTGAACTAATGCAATTACTTTGATCAGCTCAGAATGTTTCTCATTACGAATAAGAAAATCTTCATTAATACTGTTTTTAGGGATTATAGTTTAAAACTACAGACATATGCTTTAATCCACAGAGTTATAACAACTGTGAGTCAAAAGCTGCATGCAATTTATATGCATGTCACAGAAAACAAATCCTCTTCCAAAGTCCAAGTGTAACATTTAAATCAGAACCCAATGCAAACCGAGTCCAAAACACTGGTGGCAACTTCTGAGCTTGAACTGTGTGTAGTTACAGGATACTTTCAGGTTAGCAATAAAAAACCCTTAGTTTGTTCCTGTCTTCTGGTGCTTATTTTTGATCCCTTGCAAGTGAGATATGCTTTGTCTCTCCCTCAATTATATCAGTTCAGCTATTTGTTGTACTGTAAACTGAACTATTAAAACAATGTAGGATAAAAAGATAACTTAGATTTACAAAAGGCTGATTTTAACCCTCAGCAACTCCAGCTATTCAGTTTACAGCATGGGCCCACACACAGCTGTAACAGCTGAACTGGTATCGGTGACATGGTGACAAACAGCACTGTAGAAATACAAATGAATGACTAAAGACAGGACATTTCTAAACTAGCTTTTAACTCTGAGGTCAACACACATAGTGACTAAGGGCATACCTGTATGATGTCAGAATGTCTCAAGAGTGACTGTAAACACAGTTCTCTGATCCACTGTCCTCTGCTCTAAGTGTTGCCCATGGACTACCTGTGTAGACCCATCCTGTCACTACACTGCATAGGCAGCATGCAGACCTGGGGAACATGTACGCTTGGGCCTATGGAGACCAATGCACTCTGAAGGACACCTTCCAGATGAACTAAGATTTACTCCGACTATAGCATCTAGATACATCCTGAACTTCGGCAGTTAGCTAATATAACAACAGAGTACAAATGATGAGGCTAAAATTGTAAGAATATTAATTGCATCATCAAGTAATAATTTATCTACAATAATCAGTTAGATACATTTTATCCTCTTTCCAATATATTCTATGATCCCTCTGTGGAACGGGTGGACTCAATCCATCAAGATATTTAAGTGTAGACATTTTACTTTGTTATATCTAAGTAGTTTTTCAGTGCATTATATAAACTGTTATGTTCTTTCCTAGATCTTACTTTTATTGGTTCCATTAAGGCTCATTTTCTGTGAGATACCACCTACCTACGAATCTCCTTTACTTTATGGAAGTTGAAAGTGCACAGCACTTCACATGATCAAATGTGggcttcagaaatattttgctaaCTCAGGGACTGTTCATACTCACACTGAATTTAACAGAAGATATGAACTGATCAGAGGGAGCAGAACTAGCCCATAACATACAACAATTGCTGTTGTAATTCAGTGAAAGAAATCATAGCATTAATGGAAGGCTTCACTTCAGACTGGTTATGCAAAGTATATAATGTCCAGTCCacttgcagaagaagaaaaaaaaaaatctcatctaaaAATATATGATAATTAAATACCTTTCACATTTGAATATTTTGATATAATTGGTTCTCTTCCCCCAGTTAATGCCTCACTTCCCTTTCCTTCAACAAATACGTTTCTCAGTGCCGCAAAACAATCACCTCCTATAGAAAATAAGTATCACAAAATTATTTATACAGAAGAGTGCACtgaaaatttaaatgtaaacaatGCAAAGTGTGTTATTTTTATAATTACACTGCATTTTCactaaaatgaatgaaaaatgtaaaaaatataatgaaaccAAATAACTGATATAATAAAGCCAGTAAAAATTCTGATAACGGTCTAttgaaaaagcttttaatttgaaTGGGTATAAATAGAGATTTAATTATAGAATTGCTTTTTGTTAACTGCATTAAAGAATACCTAAAAGAAAGATACGTATTGTACATACAGGTCACAGGGAAAGAGGTAGTATGTAAGACACATTTGTACTGTGCAATACAGTTCTGGAGCTGGAAGAGGCATACCAGTTTACTCAAAGCTAGACAAAGCATATTTAGCATGGTACTGCATTATTTTGtatagaataagaaaaaaaatacagcaataattcttatttttgctactcataaatatttacaaagaaatcAGAGTAAATACTGTTAGGTAAACAAATTCATGGCATATATAAGGCATTCTTCATCCTTAATGACATGATTCTATACTCAAGTCAATGAGGCAAAATGCTGTGTCTTCATTAATGTCAACTGTATTTGTGCAGAGGGATCAGCTCCCACAGTATAAGATGCAGCACTGGAGCTTTAATATTTCTCTGTATGACTACTGAAAAATACAAAGCCTGTTCATCTTAACCAGGAATAGTGTCTTAAACATAACAGTTTTGGAAAACATATAAACTTGTAGGCATTTCTGCACTTGCTTTTTTATAACTTCACAGAGCCATTTCTCTTCCGAAATCAAGGGGAAAAAGTAACTGTAAtcaataaagagaaaatattttgtttactaTAATCTTAAGAGAAGTGGAATTATAAGCAGTGTTTGTTAAAATTAATGGTGCAGTATGAGAAACAGtatatagaaaataaagaacaaagaacaaCCAAAATGTAAACCGGTGCATAATGCATGCACATTCAGTTACCTTATTTACCAAAGGATATTCAGTAATGAAAAGCATATGCTAAAGTACATTACCTCCATTTTCAAATGTTCTAAGATGAGTTCTGGTATTATCCTCTAACGATACTGAAGTCGCTCCTTGTCTTTTTGAATTATTAAATGTTGTAGGAATTGTATTACCGTCACCTGGAAAGTCAGCAGAAGGAACATTTTAGCCACTTGTGTGGAAGCACAGTGAATGACAGTGTCATTCTCTTCTTCCCACCAGTCTCTATGAGTTAGTAATTAGTTTAGAGCAAATTTCCTCTAACCTcttatgttcttttttctcttaccATTTGGGTACTGTCAAATGTAACTCAGGCACCTGACATGCAGCCTTTCTGTTTTTTAGCAAATGTCACAGTATACATGCTAAAGACGACAATTCTCATGAATGATAATTATGAATCTCACCTTAACTAATTTATGGTATTTCTAACACACATGTCCCTATAACACCTAAAACCTTAAAGAATGTAACTGAAGAAATGGTTTAGGGAGATAAATCtctttttcaaaatatatctAACTATGCAAAAACATCTGTACTAAAGGTTAGAAATATTTATGAGACTGATTTCCTTGTCTATAGTCTAAATATCTCTAAATACTTGCCAGAAAATCTTATCAAAACTATTCTGATAACATAAACATTTTACACgtagaaataaataataagaagaaaaacattttttgactAAATCTATCAAACAATTTAGGCTAGAAAAAGCTGTCCGTCAAAAAACCCATGACTTCCCATGCCTGTATTATTACTTCAGATAGTGAGAATTTTTCCTTTTACAGTTTTTCATTAACACATCATCTTGTTCAAATCTATTTTATATAATGCAGATTTATCAAGATTTTATCCCTGAAATTTCCACTACTgtaaaacaatgattttttttttttttaatctaaaagtaGCAGGTCATTCTTCCTCCAGCAATTTTTAATGGCTCACCTACTAATTACTCTAGTGCCTTGGAATACTAAAACCATAAACCcctctcaaaaaaagaaattttattattaaatattaaattaacAAATATAGCTTTTTCAGCCATGCCACCTTGTCGAAGATCAAGGAAAAAGTAATATGGGTGATAAATATTTATCAATTTGTATTTCTCTGACCTTAACTATGTTGGATAATGCCCaatattcaaatgaaaatgtaaCCTTATTTCATAAGACACTTAAAGGGGGACTTACTTAATCTAAATTTAGTTATCTAAAAGTTCCAAATATAGCTAAATATAGTCATCTAGACACCACAGATAGTCAGAGAGAGCAGTGCACCTGTGAGAAAGTGATTCACCTTATCTATCTTTGACTATCTTATGATGCGATGAATAGTCCTGTAGGAGCACCTATCTCAATTTACAACAAGGAGAGCCTATATGACTAGTTTAAACTAGATGCCAACTTCAGGATGGTTAATTTTAGCCTAGGTAAATCTTaatcttaaagaaaaattatACAAAAGACCTGTCATGGATCTCAGGAAAGTAGACACAGGACTAATGTCAGACTATTTCTACTTTTTCCACCTACAATCAATACCAGCGAGTCACCACGTGTGTGACCGTATTTATGCAGGGAAAAATTAATGAAGGACTTTCATGCAGCTTTTTACATGTAATCTGTTATTTTCACTAAActaaaaagaggaggagggaggagtaATCTAATAGTCTCTCCCTGTAACAGTAATTTAAAAAGGGGTAAACACTGTCCAGAAAGATGAAAAGTACTTGCCTTTCTGTAAATCTCTCTTGACAGCTCCTAAGGGTAGTAGTTCATCTTCCAGAACTGAAGACACAATTTTTGTTGATTGGTGCTCCTGAAGAGACTGAATCCTGTAATACTCTCCTAATCATacccccaaaaggaaaaaaaatgtttactacATTGGCAACATTGCTGTTTAGGAAAGAGTCACTAATTTCATATTTACCAGATTTATAGCACATTTCCTTTATTGCTCTTTCCTCCTCAATGTCTGTGGCAGTCTTAGCCGACAAATAAGAAACATctgtaggaaatattttaaaaaagattattataCCTATACAAAGACCTTCAACATTTCTTAATGACCAAATACCATACTGAATTTCATTTCAATTATGATTTGCTTCCCCACTGCAACCTCTGCTTCTGGACAGAAAAACTATTCCTTACATATTAGATATTTCCAAGTGCAATGGAATTTCAGTTACAACACATATTAAAAAGCTAATGTTTGTTGATTCAAAATGATTCAAAATCATCTTCAGTACTCGTTTTCAAAACAATTGTTCTTTTACACCCAAATGGAAATCTTCTGATTAAACATATCCCCAGAGAGCACTTGTCACAATAGCTCTGCCCAAAGTTACTATCCTCTAATgtctgctggcagagctgcttgtGTGAGTGCTCCTTATCTGTCTCAGTAAAAGTCACTTGGATTAGCAAAGCCCTATTTTTTACCTTGTTTAAATTAACATGTCTTGCTCTCACTGAAAAAAGTTTAGGAAGCATTAACAACACGCTGCCCCTGCTAGCCAACCTGCAGGGCAAggagctgtggggtgcagggcagCTTGGGGCTGCCTGAGAACCAGCACAGTAATTTGCAGAATGCACACATGCCAGCACATAATTCTCTCACTTTTGTTCTCTAGGGATATACAATCCATTCAATTCCTATGAATCTCTAATCATTCATAAAAGACTTGCCTAAGTGAGAAAAATTAAAAGGTTTAAATATAGGTttgattaaaaatacattcaGTTAAACTAGTGAAGACTTTTGTATGGATTCTCTTCATTATATTTAAGAGTGCCTTTTGTCTACAGAGGGATTTCAGCCAGATGATTTTTCAATCAGTTGAAAAAATGATTCAAGTTGAACAGATACAATTATTTTTTGCAAACAAACCTTAAATCTCTGACTTCACCTTCAGCGATGAGTGTGTACAGCCCTAATCCCTGTTCAAAATCATGTCTTCCAAATAAGAAGCACCTTCTAATCTGGTAATTTCATGGCATGAGTAACCCATAACCTCAGAGTCCTGAAGTACAGAAAATATTTGGAGCTGTACAGACCAGAAACCTTTCTGTTTGTCACGAAAATGAAACAGTTCCTGATCTGCTACTGTAAATCCCTGCTAAATATTCTCTAGCAGTAATTGATATAGTACTTGCTAGAGTTAAAACACATAATATGTCCTCAGTCAACAAATATTATAAACTACTGGGAATCTTGACATg from Dromaius novaehollandiae isolate bDroNov1 chromosome 1, bDroNov1.hap1, whole genome shotgun sequence encodes the following:
- the C1H12orf50 gene encoding uncharacterized protein C12orf50 homolog; its protein translation is AEWPRDVITLTSQELEEQWGAAEVQRSAVASNRFQQFSKPGEDTTLQQDVQEGTLHPACSQESLKNQENILRPIHPPLIININHEEDEEDDEEEENYVSYLSAKTATDIEEERAIKEMCYKSGEYYRIQSLQEHQSTKIVSSVLEDELLPLGAVKRDLQKGDGNTIPTTFNNSKRQGATSVSLEDNTRTHLRTFENGGGDCFAALRNVFVEGKGSEALTGGREPIISKYSNVKATNLTELVKNHHFKGVKKKIWISEDTRNSPNTVTGKAVHTSNPQIKANYQSNEQSKDENASYISSVRATGRRTFLNSSESGRSAYVFYRNVAVSQEPKLSGSVDRNTSGPYNAPTWRKRNPRAKTFFKLKTTIQNITSFGGEPFKTSRLPPGTV